Within Vicia villosa cultivar HV-30 ecotype Madison, WI linkage group LG1, Vvil1.0, whole genome shotgun sequence, the genomic segment AAGACTTGTCTTTGAGTCGGGTTGATGTTAAAATCAAAACTCTTAAAACTTTGTTGTCAACTTGTAGGACTATTCAGAGTTTAAGCCTTGAAAAGTGTTGGGGTTTGGGACACTTTGATTTGGGTTATGAACCTATTTGTTTAACAAGGTTGGTGGTAAATAAATGCGAAATGGATTCAGATTATTTATCATTTAATGCACCAATACTTCACTATTTTAAGTATTCTGGACTTGTGTTTACTTCTGATATAAATGCAAGAGAGATAGAAGAGGTAGACATTGATTTTGCCCTAGAATCAAGTTTCAATGAATGTGGCAATGAGTTATGCAAAATTCTGATAGATTTTTCTGCAGCTAAGATTCTAACAGTTTGCAGTTATTTACTCCAGGTACTATTCTattcatttattattaataattatcatATTTTAGTGGTTACGTGTAAAACATTTTGATTCTTTGTTATGCATTTAGGTTATTCCATCTGGAGACGAACCGGTGCGAATCCAAGGAGGTTTGAATGTAAAACATTTGATTCTGAACACTCAAATGCATCCTAATGAGTTAGGTGGATTGGAATTCTTACTCAACAGTTGTCCTTTAATGGAAAAACTGACAATGAACATAGGATCAGGAGTTATATTTGAGGTGAGTGAGTCAAATACTTTACATTTTATGCATGTgtaattttgtttgatttgttaacAATTTTGCATATTGCAGGACTATAAACATCCCTTTGACGTAGATCTTAAAAACTTCTGGAAAGGTAGAAGAGTAGTACCTGTTTGTTTGATAAGAAGTTTGAAGGTGGTGGAAATGAATAAATCGAAAACAACAAACTCTGAAGTTACAACTTTGTACTTTTTAATGTGTGCGGGGAAAGTGTTGGAACAGATTAATATTCATATTTGGAGTGCAGATGATGGTCTTAAAGAAATTCGATATGCACGTGCGAGGTATTTGAACACTGTTGAGAAGTGTTCAAATAATTTGCAAATATCAGTttattgatgaatgatgatgatgactgcaaatacatattatttaattttgaattatttagtgTTGTTTGAGGGAATGTAATCCTGTAATGTTTTTGTTGTATGCAATAATGTTTTTTGCTTTAAAAACACAAAGGATAATAATgtacttcatttttgttttcatTCTACCAGTGCAGTTAATTATTTTTCGTTGCAACAACCAAGTATTTAGAttgaaatttatataaataatgctAATCTCCATGCTTGTTTAGTGTCCAGAAGGGCATGGGTATAATATTGCGCTAACGCAAGAATGTCTTTTATGAGAATTTTAATGTATGTTTCATTAAAAATAAGAGTTAAAAGCTAGTGTaatgtcatccaatagaaagttataaatttattattttattaaatttaaaaaaaaaaaaaattaattgaatacaTGGTGGTGATCACTGTCAGTACATCACTCATTTtctctaaaaataattttatttattagatattttataatttgaaaaagcaaattataatatatttaaattatatgatattttatatttagtgtattttttgtatataaaaattacAATAATTTAATACTTTGCTTGGTATGAAAGTTAACAATatactttttttatataattaaaagaaaatgggtgatgcatgATGATGAATTGAcagtataaattaattttatactgTGAATCAATGACGATCATGAATTCCACCacattacatttttattttgacatTCTTTTAATTGTATGACAGAATgttggtttttttatttaatgacacaaatatctttaaaaaaaataataacagaaataatgttaaataaatattaaaaataatggaattaaaaaataaaaaaataatattattattttaaaagaaaaataagactTAATTGTAATTTTGATTGTCTCACTATTTTAAAATCCAGAAGTTAagtacttttattttaattttttgaagattttggtccccttgcaaATTTGAAgataatttttaatgaaatggaaTTCACATTGATGACATATcgaacataaatcttaaataaaattagtttttttaaacaCCACTAACTGGCATTAACATATCATCAATGTGAGTGTCgtttcatttaaaattgccttcgaatttgtaagggtcaaaattttcaaaaaacttaAATATAGAGACTAAAATTCTGGATTTTAAAATACAGagaccaaaatccaaaaaaagatAATAGAGaaccaaaattacaattaaatcaaaataactgttaataaatatattataaaaagaatTGTCTAGTACGTAGTGGTTACTTAAAATATTATAGAATTATTTTTGTATGCAAAATTACATTAGAAATGAATCACAAtcgttaataaatataaaatatttgattcttATTTTCACTTCTTTTTAAAGTAATACAAGAATGTCATAATGCATTGATGGTGTAAAATTTTATGATAAAGATgtacaaaaaaatcataaaaacgtGGTGTTAAGTTAATTTTGGTAATAGAATTAATTCTGactatttataaaaaagaaattttaaattttaaatatggttttttaaaaaatattaataattaaactttaaaaaaaataaaagaaataatcatatctttaagaaaaagaagaataaaataattaatgttaaataaatattaaaaaggaAGGAGTTAGGAGTGGTTACTTAAAATctgaaattattttatataaaaaaatattagttagtgggataattataatttaataactaaaaaaatagtggGATAAATTATAAtcgataaacaaataaataaatacatatataaaattataaaattataacacCTTTTATATATAAAGTATATAACTAGTAGAATTAAAGTGTTAATGgtgtttttttacatttttttaatacattatattatatttgtcattaaaaattagtagaattaaaggaagataaaaataaaggtaccaatcgttagttggtccaatggtgattggcgctggatttGGTAGGGAGAaacacggttcgatcccccacaactgcgatcgggagggggatggaaccacttgatgccagaactcgcccccgaaccggacaccggactaaaccggtggtataaagccaaaaaaataaaaaataaaggtgTGTGTTGTTTAAAGGTGTACTAATAATATTATGACATTGTGAAATTTATAAACAAAGATATTACATATCATATTCAATAAATGAAACATTTAAAGTATCATGTAGAGTATCATGTATATTTTGTCatcaaagatatttttaaaagggaaatcaaatatgaaatttttattcggagaattttcttttttttccttttggtaTTTCTCTATTATGTAGACTTCGTGTAAAAAATACAATTGTCTAAGTTGTGTTTTATGACTCTCTTTGGCAAGCCATATTTTGAGTTTATagttgaaaatttcttcacccacctcctaaccttcttgcccacccctggtgaatttaccacaatacctcttgtttcggaagttcatttccgaaactgtactttttttcttaaaaaaggtgttttcggaaatgtatctccgaaaacgtgttttttttaatataaaatattgatttcggagatgcatctccgaaataaagttacttttcagaaaatgtggtgtttcggaagttcatctccgaacgcaccccccttggagaattcggaaatgaacctccgaaaatatgtctggacagaataaaatgaaaaacaacaacaattcgctttatttaatcgggtgaagattacaacgataatattacataaaattaaagttacatattgttgaacacgggtaggtggggatgagagagtggtggggagaaaaaaaggcttccaaatttcaaaaggtttttttattcttttaataaaaatacgtactactgtaagtaacaaatgacggaggaggtgtaaccggggccggaacatatgacggaggaggtggatgtccggaggaagaagaaccggaggtacgtccaccgcgagacaaaggagccaatcaatgtaagctatagtttatcattatcatcaggggacgtcattacaaaaaattgggaaaaaaatcttattatttttaatcttgattttttagaaatgacgtccccagatgataatgataaactatagcttacattgattggctcctttgtctcgcggtggacgtacctccggttcttcttcctccgaacatccacctcctccgtcatatgttccgaccccggttaccacttccaaaaactaacatgataaatccaatacaaaaacactgtgcgatacaatccgaaatcagaacaaaacaaaacaaaacacgtcaaacaaaataaaaacatgttattctgcccgacgagcgttacaaaatacacatcaaacaaaataaaaacacgttattcttcccgacgagcgaagtcctccgaatgaagataattataccaatcctcatcccactcagtatcagaaccatcagcgttgatcacgcctgaaggctgagcctgcacgtccgagccatggacccccaggggacgagaagcagaaccagtcaaaagcttcttcttctccttcacctcattcacctccttcacctctttcacctccttctttgaagaaccctttcttcccttagcgccctctttagaagacgcagtcttgcgtgctggttggttgcctgacatgttcctgtaaacaattgaaaacgattaatatgcatagacaaaataaaaaacaaaaaaatttgaacttctgatacatttcggaagttcatttccgaaaactatgatggaggtgttttcggaaatgaacttccgaaacacccctgcgatggagttttctgcaacttccatgacagacccctaaaccaaacttcaaaccaaatcaaaatgcttctaaacaacctaaatactactaacaacctaaccatatatcatttatgcaattaaaaccctaaataacatgcatttcaataatagatctaaaaatttcaaaacttacaaagtgttaggattgagggcttttgaatgttgtttagcagtgtgattggagccttgatgcagctttggaattctgtttgcacaaattttcgcctttgccactttttgttttgatttagggtaaatgattgggggagggggagtgttttgataaatctgcagaaatcgcagtatttcggaaatgaacttccgaaataagtcaattttttcaaaaaaaagacgctttcggaaatgaacttccgaagcaggggtattttggaattttcgctgggggtgacccccatagggaggtggccaaagaaattttcttatagtttataatttataagttcatatgataataaaagacttgtttggtaacagtcttttcatcacaagcttatagtttattttactagtttatagtttatttttcagacgctattttaaatagcgttttagcttataacttatattttttttctttcattaatacccttataaattttaattcttttaaatgtgtatttaattattaattaataaatttttttatgttattttacatttattagcTAGTTAAAccgttaattttatcaaacactttaattaacttatcagctatcagctatcagtTATCAGCCACTAGCTATCAGCAATCAGCTATAGACTAGCTTATCACTTaaccgctaattttatcaaacagaaTCATATGTTATCACCTTAGAATCCTAATCAATAGAGTAGACTTTCATATGTTTGACTTATTTTAATAAAGATGATAAAAGTATTAGTGAATTGATGATGAAAATgcaacaaatatttttctatacagaTTTAAAATGAAAATACATTTTATTGTCGTCTTTGTATAATGATGAAATTGTTAGTTCATCTTTCCATGTATTTCACTTTTCTTCAAAGTGTCTAAAATGTATTGCACCAGAATATTGATTTAAACTATGACgcaattgatatattaaaatgataaatgaaaTTATTAAGTATAACTTACTTTTATGTCTTTATGTCTAAGTAAGTTTCAATATTTTTGTTATTCAGCTCCTTACATTTGGAATtctttttctttgtgttttatttatttgtgacttaCAAACTTAGTTGCAAAAAATTGCATTCTACTAAGTACAAAAGGCAACTATGCTCTTTCAaatgtttatattttaattatatagaaGAAAGCTTTAATTCATGTATTATTTCCTGTCAAGATTTTTACATCAAACATatgtgaagaagatgaacagatATTCATCGTCTATCCTTATTTAGTTTTGACGAAGACTCGATCTTATTAaagaagaaatatcaaagaaaaaaatattgaaatcaaGAATCAAGAATACGTACATAAGCTTAAGGATATTTTAGAATTTAAAGGAATTGATCATGAAGTAAGGTATAAAATATCAATTCATTTATATAAACTTTAGATGCTCAAAAACCCCTCATCTATTCACCTCTAAAAAATTTCTAACATTCATGCATAATAGACATCGAAGCCATAacttttcaaagttaaaaattcaaatttttcatTAGTGTAATCGATTACACTATCAAGTAATTGATTACATGATATATATGTGccataatttttaaaacattatatacACTTTTAAGACAAGTAACTAGTTAACTTATTTAAGAAATTGGTTACATGGCTattgttgtttgaaatttgaaaatcattCTGCACTTATAAAATTATGTATCCGTTTAACCGATTTAGGAAACCCTGTATGCAATATTGAATTGGATCTTTTCATGAACCATTGTCATTCTAAACTATTGCAAGTGGTGTGCTTTCTCTAAgtgttgtaaaaaaaaaaaagaaagtggtataatttatgtttatgttagaATATTGTAAGAAAGGTCTTAATAAGAGGTATGTTCAAATATCTAACATAGTGAAAAATTCTTCGAGGTGTGAATGAACTAGATGTATCCGTGGTTGATAAAGGTGACTAGTATAAATCTcttgtgttcatttattttcgAGCACTATATATTActataaacatatcattttcatatccaaataaaataaagaacATAGCGCAAAAAAATGCATATTGTTTTTCTACATGTAGGAATTGATACTGATtactaaatattatttaaaatatcaatacTAGCTTAACAAAGGTGCCTCGATAATAAGATTTAATATTGTATAATttccaattttatttcatttggaTATAAGCAACATTTATTTGGATATAAGCTAGCTAATGAACATACCATGAGGACGACATATTAAtgtgtggaaccttgttttgcatGTTTTGTATGTAAtaggttttttgttttgttgaagACAACTGTGAATATAACTATGAAGAATTGTTTTAAGCCTTGTGCggaacatttatatatatatatatatatatatatatatatatatatatatatatatatatatatatatatatatatatatatatatatagcatatcatatgagaatgtcttttttatatgagaatgtgagaatgaatctgaaccattgaacttttttatatataaaagttgCATGGAAAAAATGGGAACAttgaaaaagtcaaaaaaatataTCTTGACTAGatctaatcaattaattaaatcgattagaTTGACGAGTTTTTTAATATTAAGGTTCTTTGAATGAACCCGAAAAATTAACAAAGGTTATATATCAATTTTTACCTATTTTGGAACTTATAATCGTTATCTTTAAATGATACAATTGATTGGTCCAATTGATTAGTAAcggtcaaatttatttaataaggttttcctcttttggaagccaataaatagaggcctcatttcaaatttcatttaAACCAAACCTCATTTTGTGTATTGACACACACTCTATCTCTCTCTAGTTTTTGTTCTTCACTTTCTTTCACTAGTTCTTATAGCCAAATGCTTTTGTGAGAAAAGTTTTTTGTCAATGAGGTGTTCATGTAATTCTGGATGGGTAGAAATGTATAAAGTTCTTTAAGGTTTTTGTTTATTCACCTTGGATAAACACAGTCCATTTAGGGATAAAAATATGTGCTTGGAAGTGTCGCATCTCGAATTTTTATCTAAAGGCGCGGAAAGAAGAGTCGTCATCAATGTTATTTATcccaagaaagggaaaggaaacacCGAGTAAACCTGAGAAAAGGAAAGAACATGGTCCTCTAAAccaagagaaaagggtaaggaagTCGGTTACACAAATAGAAGGGATTAGCACTCCTCACGTCTGTCGTACTCGATGGGATCCGCTGAGCtgttctaatctaagggtgtaaaattatgattctaaagcttaatgctaaaatggaatgcatgcaaaagaaagaaaaataaaatacggGGAAAACAAAGTTATTAGATAATaatgttcgcttaggccccgcaacctaatgcctacgtatccctatTAAGAAATCAGAgcaccgtagctcggctcaaaaAATTTGGTATGTTTGTACTTTTTTTAGATGAACGATGCTAAGCTCGCAttccactgctgctcgacctttggagacttacacaattTTGGTAGAAAGGAATTAACATGTccttaaaagtaaaagaaaattgaattaattgGTGTCTTTTGTTGTAAATATCAATCAAGGATACTTATCACATCTCTACTTTATTAGGGCTTACGACTTGAACCACACAAAAGACTGTGGATGAAAGAAACGCGAGGTAAGGACTACACCCGCTCACCCTTTTTCATCACTTAAGGCTCGTGGAAGTATAGTTCGCAtcatttattaggtgttttatgtgttttgttATGTGTTTTTTGAGGGAAGAGTTTGTGATTTGAACCACACCAAAGACTATAAATGAAAGAAGAATGAGGTAGGGACTACACATTCCCACTGTTTTAATTGCTTAAGGCTCGTGGTAATGCGATTCTATTCGTTATTTATTAGATGCtttgaaagttaaaaataaaaagaagcgtGAATGCAAAATACTAAATAAACGGGGAACCTCGATCCTACTTGTTGTCTTGCTTGTGGACCTAGAGTTGGGATAAGAGGGAAGTCTACCTAATATTAGCATGCATATATAGATTTAAGCCTAAGGTCTAATTAGTTCAAACATGAAAGAGAGTGAACTAAAGATCCTATGGGGAGTATGTTATAAAGCACAAAGCAAACACACAAAGCTTGAGGAGTATCCACTCACTCAAGTAGCACGCCCCTAACCGAGGTATCATGTCACCAAGGTAGAATAGGGAGAGGGATAACACCTAATTGCGGTATCGTGTCATCGTGGTAGGATAAGGGAAATGGGACACTTAACCATGATATTTTGTCATCAAGGTAGGATAAGGGGGCTTAACCAAGATATCGAGTCATTGAGGTAAGCATAGTGGGAAAATGAATAGCTCTTAACCATGATATCGTGTCATCAAGGCAAGAAGACTAGGGGTATCGACCCTTAACCAAGATATCGTGTTATCTCGGTAAGAGAGGAACAAAAGTGAATCGTCATAGGTGACTAAACCCCTAACCAAGATATTGTGTCATCGAGGTAGGAGGTAGAAGACAATAATGAGATCACAACTAAGCATCAACGTTTACGAACGCGAGCTGAAGACAAATTATGGGATACCAATTGCGGGTCCTTTCCACTTGACTGACTCGATAACAAGAGTAGCACTATTCAAAACATCAACGTGTAACGCGAGCTAAGAATGACCTGGGGACTAGAAACATGGGGGGCGATTGCGGGTCCTTCCCATTTTATGCCTTCTTTGAAGACTTTATTAATGAGGAATGGCAATGGGAATTCCTTTTGTGAGGTCTTtggcacaaatataaacacacaaaATTATCTTCGTTGAGGACTTTAAACAAGCAAGCACAACTTGGAATTGCCTTCTAAAAGTGTTTTAAAACAGCATTTCCCACCTAAAGTGGGGACTCCCAGTCATGCATCTctagtcctacttctcatggcaaagtCATTAAAATACAATGCGGAAAGAAAACAAACACAAGAAATATACCAAACGGATATCAATCCGTAATAAGCTCAACAAGCGTGAGAAACCCAGAATACTTCGCAGCAGCTAGTATCAACAACAAAATAATCAGAGATCGCTCGAAGCATCAATAAATCATGAATAGAATGTGTATCAATCACATCCTAATGTCAACCAATGAACCTGCACAAGCTAACAAATCCAGACAAATAACCATAACATATGCATCTCATGTAATGAGAAACATGAGTAAACGCGTTGGAAGCCTAATCGatccacaaataaagtggagaAACCACTTTAATTGGATAACCAAGAATTGATTACATGATTAAAAGTCCTCTTAAAACCCCTTGCACAAGTCAACAAACACATTAGAGACAACAAGGAAACATAATCGGGACTAAGCACTTGCATCACAACTCAAATTAACATTAAATCATGAGTAGAAACATTTCGAACATGCATTGGAACCACAAAAGTAAGTCACAGGCAGCATTGATGCAAGTTGTAAAGTGCTCGAAAAAGTcggaataaaaaacaaataaatttggTATCAATGTCAAACAAACATGCTACTAAACTCACATATGTAAGAAGTATGAATTAAATCAACATGTACATGTGAAAACCATTTCCGGACAGCAACTATTTAAAACATGGAATCGTTCAAAAGTTGGCTTAAAGTCAACCCATCTTGACATCAATGTCAAACAAATATCATGTGACAATCAAACTATGCATCGGCACAAATTAATTCACATTTTTAGTGCACTTTCCAATTCCAGGACAGCACCGCATTAACTCGTTAAATTGCTCAGAAACTTGAATTAAAATCAATAGGAACCAAACTGGTATCCGACAAATACCGAATCAAGTCAAAGCATATGCATCGAATAAGCATTAAACCAATAATTAAGCATATTTACAAGCAGGGTCGGTCCCAACTTTTTAGAGGCCCAGGACAAACAAAAAAGTAGACCCCTAACAAAAAAGTAACGTTTTACTCGCCTCCAAAATAAAGAAGAATCTCATAGACAATATCAAAAATATGAAGTCTTGGTTGATTTTAACAATAAAAGAATTTCAGTGCAGATAAGAAGTCATATGCAAatcattaaagaattcaaaatcgaaatatgattaattaaattaagaatGAGAATCTTTTAAGTGTCTTAATTGCTCCAATTTCTAAGCCTAATTGGTAAAAAGTTTATTTCTATAATCAGATAATTGGTAAAAAGTTTATTTCTATAATCAAATAATTGGTAAAAAGTTTATTTCAAAGCACAATTGATAATgaatttgatttcatcataaaaGTTTGATAATAAATGAGGTAATTGTATAacaaacttttaaatatttaattataacatataaatagactctaaaatttatactaaaataaatgaatataatTGGAATATATTGACCGTAAAAAAATTTTACACCGTCAATTAATCACAACCGTTAATTTGTTGTAAATGTTTGTCTTTTAAAGTAATATAATTGAGTGGTTGTGATGCATTAATAGTGTAACAAAATTTACACTGATAGTGTATAATCATTAAACtcgaaataaattaaaataaaattataagggtTACAATAAATAACCATCGAGTATAAAATTTGATTTCAATTctcattataaattttaattaattatatacaaattattttataattaaaatttaataaatattaattgtcacaaaaattatatcaaaatttGTTTGCAAACCTATGGAATTACTGGGCAATAAGTATAATTAAAGTATATCTTTTTAAGAAAGATTGAAGTATTATTGTAAAATAATAGTAATTGAAATGTAGAGAAAGATTGAAGTGTTATTGTAAAATAATAGTAATTGAAATTTAGAGAAAGATTGATGTGTTATTATTGTAAAATGATAGTAATTGAAATTTAGAGAAAGATTGAAGTGTTATTGTAAAATAATAGTAATTGAAATTTAGAGAAAGATTGAAGTGTTATTgtaaaataataacaattaaaattttaaggCCAACACCAAGTATCAAACCACCAACACTAAGGCTCCCAACTTATCATTCAACCGCTAGGCTAAAAGTAAAGAGTTGTTCATTGTTTTTGCTATCAaagatatattttattatttcagtATTATAAATTTTAACAACACCTCCAAAATTAAGGCTCCATTTTTTGAGGCTCTGGACTGTGGACCTGCTTGGCCGGGTCCAGGGTCGGCCCTGTTTACAAGTATGGAACAGCATTGTTGTAATTAGCAGTATCCaccaaaaaagatgaaaattatcATTTAAACACAATTAATTGAACACCGGCATTCGGAAAAAATTTAGGCAACTCAAAAAAAACAATCCGAACAATGAATTTGACTCATGAACAAACACCAAAAATCAATCGAACTCATGAAAATTCAAACAGCATATAATTCGACTCATGAAAATTCAAACAACATACAATTATCCATATATTCATGAACTTGAAATCAAGTGTGTCGCGTGAATTCTATAATTATCATACTTCAACGATTCATCCGAACAAAAATTAATTCAACTTCACTCGAATTAAGATCTAGATCCAAACAATTATCACATTCAACAAATTATTTCACACTTGACTCAAACAAATTTCATGTTCAACATATTATATCATCAAGATTCAAACAATGAACATCATCAAGATTCAAACAACTCATGAAAATTATGATTCCACAATCAAGATCCAATAAAAATCATCATCAAAACTTCAATTCCATAATTCTTGTCATGAATTCAAATCAAACAACTAACATCAATCAAGATCCAAAGATTTACTGTAATCGAAGCACGGATCGGAGAAGAAGAGAAGAATGGCGCAAAATCGAAGGAGATGGAGAGAGGAGCGTGAAAATCCGACTGAGTGCaaagttttattttcttttgtatctcTTTTCAGTTGTAGGATACGCCCTGGATTTTGTGCACCAATTATGCATT encodes:
- the LOC131643809 gene encoding putative F-box/LRR-repeat protein At5g54820, whose protein sequence is MATENNNLDLFSLLPESLLLAILSFLPFKEAAARTCILNKKWLNIWQSGNNIDFDENFFVDSTSDEIKQAQRKVFIDFITNWIAHFNHRDIDKFSLKISNPLSCSNTIERCVAFAAQCRVKDLTLDFSDKKNFNNDNNNTVFPVPAQVYQLGSSLESLKLSSCGFDAPDSLNFNALKDLSLSRVDVKIKTLKTLLSTCRTIQSLSLEKCWGLGHFDLGYEPICLTRLVVNKCEMDSDYLSFNAPILHYFKYSGLVFTSDINAREIEEVDIDFALESSFNECGNELCKILIDFSAAKILTVCSYLLQVIPSGDEPVRIQGGLNVKHLILNTQMHPNELGGLEFLLNSCPLMEKLTMNIGSGVIFEDYKHPFDVDLKNFWKGRRVVPVCLIRSLKVVEMNKSKTTNSEVTTLYFLMCAGKVLEQINIHIWSADDGLKEIRYARARYLNTVEKCSNNLQISVY